In the Hordeum vulgare subsp. vulgare chromosome 7H, MorexV3_pseudomolecules_assembly, whole genome shotgun sequence genome, one interval contains:
- the LOC123411030 gene encoding non-specific lipid-transfer protein 4.1-like codes for MSWSSSFAKASSLAVLLLLALALQQLEADMSMSCSGMLSDLSPCLGFLQGEEDYPSADCCDGASSLVAAAATTADRQEACECLKSAAGEGSAEATAARDLPVDCGLSLPFTISADIDCSQIE; via the coding sequence ATGAGCTGGAGCTCGAGTTTTGCGAAGGCCAGCagcctcgccgtcctcctcctgCTGGCTCTCGCGCTCCAGCAGCTCGAGGCAGACATGTCAATGTCGTGCTCCGGCATGCTCTCCGACTTGTCTCCGTGCCTCGGGTTCCTGCAGGGCGAAGAGGACTACCCCTCGGCCGACTGCTGCGACGGCGCGTCCAGTCTCGTGGCGGCCGCGGCCACCACGGCTGACCGGCAGGAGGCGTGCGAGTGCCTCAAGTCGGCTGCGGGAGAGGGCAGCGCCGAGGCGACTGCAGCGCGGGACTTGCCGGTCGACTGCGGCCTCTCCCTGCCGTTCACTATCTCCGCCGACATCGACTGTTCTCA